Within Persephonella sp., the genomic segment GGGGGACCTGCAAAACCTTTTAAAGTTGAGGGCAGAGAGTTTACAAAACTTGAGATGAAAGTAATAAATGATTTCATTAACTCTGCTTTAAAAACATTTGAGCAGGTGTGGGACGCATTTTATCCGTTGATGATAGAGATAAGATCCATTGAGCTTAACCCCAGCCTTGCCAGAATAGTTTCACCAAATGAGAAGGTAATCATAGTTGAATGTAGAATAGATATAGAAGGGTATGAAGCTCCCTTTTTCTTCTGTTTTCCACAGAGTATGTTTCTACCGATAAAAGATATAGTTTATTCTCAAGTTGCTTTTGCAGAGGATCCTGTCTGGAAAAAAAATATTGAGGAAAAGGTGAAAAAGATCAATGTTAAGCTTGAGTTTGAGCTGACGAAAATGAAAATGAAGATAAAAGATATAATGTCATGGGAAGAAGGAACAGAGATTAACCTTTTTGTGTCTCCGGATCAGGAGTTCAGGCTGTTTGTTGAGGATAAGCATAAATTTTTTGCAAAACTGGGAAAAATAAATGAGAAATATGCAGCGATGATCACAAAACCTGTTTTTGAAGAGGAGCAGTAATGTCAGAAGAAGAAAAAAAGGAAGATCAGGCTAACGAAGAGGTTGATCAGGAAAAGCTTGCTCAGGAATGGGCTAAAATGGCAGAAGCACAATCTGCTGAACAATCTGAAGAACAGTCTGAAGAAGTAGATCAGGAAAAATTAGCCGAAGAATGGGCAAAAATGGCTCAGGAATCGGAAACACAAGAAGAAGAAAAGAGCGAAGAGGTTGATCAGGAAAAACTTGCTCAGGAATGGGCACAGATGGCACAGGAAGAAAAAAAGGAAGAAACCCAACAGGCTGTTGAACATTCCTCCACAGAACTGATAGAGAAAGAAAAACTAGACCTTCTTATGGATATTCCCCTTGAGATATCTGTTGAGATAGGAAGCACTACTATGCCCCTTGAAGAAGTTCTCAAGCTTAATCCTAACAGCATTGTTGAGCTTGACAGATACATAAACCAGCCTGTTGATGTGAAGGTAAACGGAAAACTGATAGCAAAAGGAGAGCTGTATACTGTTGAAAATCATTTCGGTATAAAGATCACAAGTATTGTAACTGTGCAAGAGAGAATGAAACTTCTTACATCAGAGGAACAATAAAGAATTTTTCAGTTAGTCCGAAAAGTGTGTAAAACTTCAGGAGTGTTAAAATGGCTCTCAACTTTCAGCCTATATATGTTCTTGCTTCTGGTGGAGAGAGGGCTCTTGAGAGCTTAAATGTGGTTACAAACAACCTTGCAAATGTAAACACACCGGGATTTAAAAAACTGCTTCTCAGGGAAATGAGCCAGTATATTCCTGAAAACAAAGGAGATTCGTCTCATCTTTTTGTATTTCCAAGATTTAATGACACTCCTGTGATAACCACACAGGGAAATCTTATAAAAACAGACGCCCCCTTTGATCTTGCAATATTTGGACAGGGTTTTTTTGGTGTTCAAACCCCAAACGGGATTAAATATACCAGAAATGGGCATTTTCTCAGAGATGGAGAAGGCTTTCTCGTTGATTCAAACGGTAACTACCTTCTAAATGAGCAGGGCAAGAGAATACAGATAACAGATACAAAATCAAAAATTACATTCCTTGAAGACGGAAGCATATACGCAGGTAACCAGTTGGTAGGAAAACTGATGATAAGAAATTTTACAGTTGTAAGACCTGATTCAGAAAGCTACTATGTGCCGGATCAGCAGAAAAATGCACAGGAAATCCCCCCTCAATTTTCAATCAAACAGGGGTATTTAGAGCAGTCAAATGTTAATGGAATTGAGGCTATGATAGAGCTGATCAATGCACAGAGAAGGTTTGAGATATACGGAAATCTTATGAGAAGTCTTGATCAGATGGAACAAAAAAGCAATGAGATAGGAAGAGCTTAAGAGAGGTAAGAAAAATGATCAGAGCATTATGGACATCAGCTTCAGGAATGCAGGCACAACAGACAAACCTTGATGTAATATCCCACAATATAGCCAATGTAAACACAGTAGGTTTCAAAAGAAGCAGGGCAAATTTTGAGGATCTGATTTATCAGGATCTAAAAGATCCGGGAGTTATGAGCTCAAATGAGACAAGGGTCCCTTCAGGAATACAGATAGGCTTAGGAGTAAAGCTGTCTGATGTTTCAAAAATATTTACTCAGGGAAGCCTGATGAAAACAGACAAACCCCTTGATTTAGCAATTCAGGGGGAAGGATTTTTTAAGATAGAGCTTCCTGGGGGAGGAGAAGCCTATACCAGAGCAGGAAACTTTCAGGTTGATAACGAAGGGTATGTTGTTACACCAAACGGGTATAAACTGTCCCCTAACATACAGATATCTTCCCCAGAAACCCTCATAAGCATAAACATAAGCCCAAACGGAAAGGTTTATCTTGTTAGAAACGAAGGAGGACAGCAAACTGTTGAGGAGCTTACAGACATTAAACTATACAAATTCATAAACCCTGCAGGATTAAAGGCTATAGGGGAAAACCTTTTTGTCCAGACAGAAGCTTCAGGAGACCCGATTGAGGGAGATCCTAACACCGACGGCTTTGGGAAGCTTGCACAGGGATTTTTGGAGGCTTCTAACGTTAATATAGTTGAGGA encodes:
- a CDS encoding FliM/FliN family flagellar motor switch protein; translation: GGPAKPFKVEGREFTKLEMKVINDFINSALKTFEQVWDAFYPLMIEIRSIELNPSLARIVSPNEKVIIVECRIDIEGYEAPFFFCFPQSMFLPIKDIVYSQVAFAEDPVWKKNIEEKVKKINVKLEFELTKMKMKIKDIMSWEEGTEINLFVSPDQEFRLFVEDKHKFFAKLGKINEKYAAMITKPVFEEEQ
- the fliN gene encoding flagellar motor switch protein FliN, whose product is MSEEEKKEDQANEEVDQEKLAQEWAKMAEAQSAEQSEEQSEEVDQEKLAEEWAKMAQESETQEEEKSEEVDQEKLAQEWAQMAQEEKKEETQQAVEHSSTELIEKEKLDLLMDIPLEISVEIGSTTMPLEEVLKLNPNSIVELDRYINQPVDVKVNGKLIAKGELYTVENHFGIKITSIVTVQERMKLLTSEEQ
- a CDS encoding flagellar hook-basal body protein codes for the protein MALNFQPIYVLASGGERALESLNVVTNNLANVNTPGFKKLLLREMSQYIPENKGDSSHLFVFPRFNDTPVITTQGNLIKTDAPFDLAIFGQGFFGVQTPNGIKYTRNGHFLRDGEGFLVDSNGNYLLNEQGKRIQITDTKSKITFLEDGSIYAGNQLVGKLMIRNFTVVRPDSESYYVPDQQKNAQEIPPQFSIKQGYLEQSNVNGIEAMIELINAQRRFEIYGNLMRSLDQMEQKSNEIGRA
- the flgG gene encoding flagellar basal-body rod protein FlgG; translated protein: MIRALWTSASGMQAQQTNLDVISHNIANVNTVGFKRSRANFEDLIYQDLKDPGVMSSNETRVPSGIQIGLGVKLSDVSKIFTQGSLMKTDKPLDLAIQGEGFFKIELPGGGEAYTRAGNFQVDNEGYVVTPNGYKLSPNIQISSPETLISINISPNGKVYLVRNEGGQQTVEELTDIKLYKFINPAGLKAIGENLFVQTEASGDPIEGDPNTDGFGKLAQGFLEASNVNIVEEMVNLIVAQRAYEINSKGIITADEMLRTVGSLKT